The Burkholderia mayonis DNA window TCGCGCGACGATCAACGAGATGGCGAAGCTTGGATTCAAAGTCAGTCGAGATATCGTTTTTCCAGAGCTTAGGACTTCGTATAGGCTTCGATATCTGGATTCTAACGACGAGTCGGCGTTATTGCTCGAACTTGATCCGGAACGGCTTAGAGCGCGTATAAACGCGTCTAAACCGCAGACACCCGAGATGACGCGAAATATGCAGGATAACTACGATATCACAGTTTTCCTGCTCGATACGGGGTGTCGCTACTCGGAGGTCGCGAACATTCCGTGGTCGGCGATCAACATCGATGCCTGCACGATCAGCCTCTATCGGAGCAAGGTGCGGAATGAAGATGTACTGCACATGACCTCCCGACTCGAAGCGATCCTTCGTCGTCGGTGGGAGGAACGCCGACAGGGGCAGCGATACGTGTTTGAGGATCGCTCCGGCAACGAGCGCGGCTACAGCACGAAGTCGATCAAGAAGGCAATCGAGCGGGCCGGACTCAATGATCCCGTTCTCGTCAAGGAACGCGGTGGGCGCGCCACCCTGCACACGCTCCGGCACACGTTCGCGAGCAAGCTCGTCAAGGCGGGCGTCAGTCTGTATGAGGTGTCGGTCTTGCTCGGCCACAGTGATCCGAAGATGACGCAGCGCTACGCGCACCTCAGCCCGAACGACGCGAGCCGGAAGGCCGTAAAAGTCATCGACTCCCTGCTGCTCAATCCTGCGTGAATCGTGGGGTTTGTCGTCCCCCACGCATCTGAATTCGGGGCACTATCCATGTCTTATTGAAGGCGTACAAAACCGGGATTCACTGCATCGCGAACCCCGGAGAGGATGCACTAACTTCCGGCATGTGCGCGGCAGTCCAGCTCGACGGTTGTCGGGGAATCAGTATTGCCGCCCATGATCCCTTTGATCTTCATCTTGTTGCTGGTCGCCTCGATGAAATCGCCTTCGAAGTGCATGCCGCCCGGAATGGGCATCATCGCGCCGTTCTCGAATGCCTCGGCACGGAAGTCGATTCTGAAATGCGTGCCGTTCACACGATAGACGCCAGCGAACCATCCGCTATCCATGTTGTAGAAGCGGAGGTTCGCCCGACCGTTTGTTGCCCAGACCATCATCGTTCCGGGCGTGGGATCGCTGTCGCCATTTCGGATCGCCGTGCAATCGAACTGCTTGTTGGTCACCTCATTGAAATCGACCTTCTTCTGACAACCGCTGATTGAGACGGCCAGAATAGCGAGACAAACAAAAATACCAGATCTGACAATTTTTTGTTTCATATTACACGCATACCCCGAGATTTAATTCTCAACGACCACTCTAGAAATTTACAACCAATCCACACAAAACAATCGATTAATTCACATACTGATGTGGTCGCGCATTACCATATCAAGCCGCCGGGAATGACGTTGTTCGTCGGCTGGATCGACATACCAGAACTCGTAGTGACGAAGCTTGTTGTTTTCGATTTCGGCACGCACCATGACTTCGAGGCAGAACTTTCCGTCGTCGCGCTTACACACTCGACCGAGCAATGCAGTTTTGCCGTTCCTCGCTTTCGCAACCAGATAGCCGTCTTCAGCAACAACTGGCACCCATTGCCTGTGGAACGAATCGACTGACATAACTCCGATCCGCTCCGTCGTCTCAGGCCGCACCGCACCCACGAAAATCTTCTTTAGCTCATCGTCCATATTTGCCCAATTTATCAAGGCCATGATTATT harbors:
- a CDS encoding site-specific integrase, whose translation is MTLIRRNNSKNWYYQFQIQGKKFFGSTGTPNKTKAAQVEREMRNRAHAEQYLGDAQPITLKDALEQYVEARSETSYHRNMCSIVRKSLGYKLHPRTKAKLPCYGMSPDTLLHELTTRDFDLLVAKRKAEGDKPATIKHEIGLLRATINEMAKLGFKVSRDIVFPELRTSYRLRYLDSNDESALLLELDPERLRARINASKPQTPEMTRNMQDNYDITVFLLDTGCRYSEVANIPWSAINIDACTISLYRSKVRNEDVLHMTSRLEAILRRRWEERRQGQRYVFEDRSGNERGYSTKSIKKAIERAGLNDPVLVKERGGRATLHTLRHTFASKLVKAGVSLYEVSVLLGHSDPKMTQRYAHLSPNDASRKAVKVIDSLLLNPA